In a genomic window of Athene noctua chromosome 24, bAthNoc1.hap1.1, whole genome shotgun sequence:
- the CCDC28B gene encoding coiled-coil domain-containing protein 28B: MEDRRKKRSPKACLAPPVPAGAPRPLPPSKSTSFALPLPTLPSPRQRARLRRTSKERVRAGGVGAARGTPLQHSFLTDVSDVCEMEGGLLSLLSDFHSGKLQAFGKECSFEQLEHVREMQEKLARLHFGLDVCVEELPEEQKKAAADRNLDQLLAHLEELSSSIQKLHLAESPDPEDAAA; encoded by the exons ATGGAGGATCGGAGGAAGAAGCGGAGCCCCAAGGCCTGCCTGGCCCCGCCGGTGCccgccggggccccgcggccgctgcccCCCAGCAAGAGCACGTCCTTCGCGCTGCCGCTGCCCACCCTGCCCTCGCCCAGGCAGCGCGCCCGGCTCAGGCG GACGAGCAAGGAGAGGGTGCGGGCGGGCGGCGTGGGGGCGGCACGGGGGACCCCGCTGCAACACAGTTTCCTCACCGATGTCTCCGACGTCTGCGAGATGGAGGGAGGGCTGCTGAGCCTCCTCAGCGATTTCCACTCCGGAAAGCTACAGGCCTTCG GGAAGGAGTGCTCCTTCGAGCAGCTGGAGCACGTGCGGGAGATGCAGGAGAAGCTGGCGCGGCTCCACTTCGGCCTCGACGTCTGTGTGGAGGAGCTCCCCGAGGAGCAGAAGAAGGCGGCGGCCGACAGGAACCTGGACCAGCTGCTGGCACAC CTGGAGGAGCTCAGCAGCTCCAT